The Myxococcus virescens nucleotide sequence TAAGCGCATCCGCGTAGGAAGGCATCAACCCGTAGCCGCCGGTGATGACCGAATAATAGAAGCCCGGCGGGTGTGGCAGCGCCTCCCATCCAGGTGGCACCGGACGGGCGCCCTCCCCTGCGTCCACCGGCCCCTCACCTCCATGTTCGGGATGTGAATGCGCCTCGCCGTACAGCGAGGGAGGCGGCCGCTCGCCCATGTTCTGGGCGACGATGCTCTGCCCGTCACCGAGCAGTCCGTGGCACGGCGCGCACCAGGTCTCGAAGTGGGCACGGCCCTCCCGCAGCGTGTCGCGCGTGAACGGCACGGGGAGCCGCGCCACCTCCACCCAGCCGCCATCCGGAGAGCCCCGGCGGGCATACGCGGCCTCCTGGAAGTACCACTCGCGAGCGACCGTCCCGGGGACGCGGGGCCGCATCGCTCGCGCGTCCGCGAAGTACGGGTTGGCGACGAAGGCCCCGTCGCGAGCCTGCACCCGCATCGGGTCCAGGTCCTCGCAGCCGGCCACCACCGTGAGCCCGAAGGCGACCTGTGCAAGACGCACCCTCATCGCCGGCCCTCCACGGCGAGCACGACGGCGGCGCCGAGCTGGCGGAGGGCGCCTTCCACCGCGTCCACGCCCTCCGAACCGTCCACCGCGACGGCGAGCCAGAACCCGTCGATGCTGGCGCTGCGGAACGCCTCCAGGTCGAAGAACGGATGCGTCACGCGCGGCAGGCCACACGCCACGATGACCCCCAGGAAGATGGCACCCGCCGCCGCCAGGACCGCGGACTCGAAGGTGATGGGAATGAAGGCGGGGCCGCTGTGCAGCGGACGGCCGCCTACGTTCAGCGGCCAGTCCACGGCCTGCGTGAACCACTGCACGACGTAGGCGCCCGCCGCGCCGCCGACCCCGGCAATCAACGCCAGCAGCGGCAGCCTCGAACCGGACACTCCCAGCACGGCGTCCACGTCCTCCACCGGATACGGGGTATGCGCGTCCAACCGGAGGAAGCCCGACGCCCGCAGCGCCCGGGCCGCCTCCACCATCCGCTCCGGCGAGCGGAACTCTCCCAGCACCCAGCGGCTCATCGCGCGCCTCCCTCCCGTGCCGACACGTCGTGGGCGAAGGCCTCGGAGGCCTCGAGCTCGTGTTGGAGCTCCTTCACCTCGCTGATGGGAACCGGCGGCAGGAAGCGAAGGAACAGCAGGAAGCCCAGCCCGAAGAGCCCCACGGTTCCAGACAGCAGGCTCAGGTCCACCCAGGTGGGCGCGTAGTGCCGCCAGCTCGCAGGCAGGAAGTCCTCGCTGAGCGGAGACACGATGATGATGAAGCGCTCCAGCCACATGCCCACGTTGACGAGCAGCGCCGCGCACCACAGGACCACCGGCTGGGTGCGCAGCCGGGCGACCCAGAAGAGCTGTGGCACCAGCACGTTGCAGGCGAAGACGGTCCAGAACGCCGGCGCATAGGGGCCGGTGCGCAGGATGTTCATCGCGTGCATCTCGTAGGGGTTTCCGCTGTACCAGCCGAAGAAGTGCTCTTGAACGTAGCCGTAGGCCACGAAGAGACCGGAGACGAGCAGCAGTCGCGCCAGCGCGTCCAGGTGCGCCTGCGTCACCACGGCGTGCAGGTGGAGCGCCCGTCGGGCGGGAATCAACAGCGAGAGCACCATGGCCAGCCCGGAGAAGATGGCGCCCGCCACGAAGTACGGAGGAAAGACGGTGCTGTGCCAGCCCGGAAGCTGCGCCACGGCGAAGTCGAACGAGACGATGGTGTGCACCGACACGACCAGCGGCGTCGCCAACCCCGCGAGCAGCAGGTACCCGGTGCGCCAGTGCCGCCAGTGGCGGGCGCTCCCCCGCCACCCCAGGGACAGCAGGCCCCAGACGCGCCGCCGCCAGGGCTGCTTCGCGGTGTCCCGCGCGGTGGCCAGGTCTGGCAACAGGCCCAGGTACCAGAACAGCACCGACACGGTGAGGTATGTGGTGATGGCCACGATGTCCCACGTGAGGGGTGACCGGAACTGCGGCCACATGCGCAGCGAGCTGGGGTATGGCACCAGGTAATAGAACTTCCAGGGCCGGCCCAGGTGCAGCAGGGGGAACAGCGCCGCGCACACCAGGGCGAACAGCGTCATCGCCTCCGCCATGCGGTTGACGGAGCTGCGCCACTTCATGCCGAAGAGCAGAAGGATGGCGGAGATGAGCGTGCCGGCGTGGCCAATGCCAATCCACCAGACGAAGTTGATGATGCCGAATGCCCACGCCACCGGGATGTTGTTGCCCCACATCCCCACGCCCGTGACGAAGGTGATGGTGATGGCCACCACCAGCAGCACCGTCAGCGCCGCGCACACGCCGACGAGCGCCCACCACCCCATGCCCGGCGCGGTGAGCACCGGCCGCAGCAGTGCCTCGCCGAGCTGCGCGTCCGGGCGTCGCTCCTCGAGCAACGGGTGGACGACCAGCGGATCCGCCGTCACCGGAGCCAGGGGCAGGGGCTCGCTCATCCCGTGGCCTCGCTTGGATTCTTCAGCCGGATCAGGTGGACGGTGCGCGGCTGCGTCCCCAGGTGGTTCAACAAGGCGTAGTGGCGCGGGTCCTGGTGCAGCCGCGTGACGGGGTCCTCCGGTTGGTTCAAGTCACCGAAGACGATGGCCTCCGTGGGACACGCCTGCTGACACGCGGTGCGCACCTCCCCTTGCCGGATGGCACGATGAGCCACGCGCGCGGTGATGCGGGCGGCCTCGATGCGCTGCACGCAGTACGTGCACTTCTCCATCACCCCGCGCGAACGCACCGTCACCTGGGGGTTGCGGTACATCCGGTCCAGGGGCCCGCCGCGGTTGTATTCCAGGTAGTTGAAGCGCCGGACCTTGTAGGGGCAGTTGTTGGAGCAGTACCGCGTGCCGACGCAGCGGTTGTAGACCATCTGGTTGAGCCCCTCGTCCGAGTGGACGGTGGCGGCCACGGGGCACACGTACTCGCAAGGCGCGTACTCACAGTGCACGCACATCAGCGGCTGGGTGATGACGGCGGGGTTGTCCGCGTCCCCCATGAAGTAGCGGTCGATGCGCAGCCAGTGCATCTCCCGCCCGCGCCGCACCTGGTCCTTCCCCACGGCGGGGATGTTGTTCTCCGCCTGGCACGCCACCACACACGCACTGCACCCCGTGCAACGGTGCAGGTCGATGGCCATGCCCCAACGATGGCCCGGCGCGTCTGACACCGGCCGAGGCGGATACAGGTGTGCTTCCGATGCCTGGAGCGCGGGGAGCCGCACATCGCCCTGTGCCGCGAAGCGGGCGGCCGTCGTCTGGAGCGCGATGGGCCGGCCCTCCATGTGCCAGTGCTCCTGCGTCAGCGCGAAGTCGTGGTGGCCTTCCACGCGCGTGAGCCGCACGCCGGAGGCCCACCAGGGCGCGTCCTGGAAGCGCAGCACCTGGGCGTCGAAGCCCACGCCGCGCGCCACCGGACTGCCCAGGCGCTGGCCGTACCCCAGCGGCAGCGTGAGCGTGTCATTGGCCTGCCCGGGAACCACCAGCACGGGCGCTTCCATCGAACGGCCGCGAAGCTCCAGGCGGACGCGGTCGCCTCGCACCAGCGACAGGCGCGAAGCCGTGGCGGGACTCACCCACACGGCATTGTCCCAGGTGAGCTGCGTCACCGGGTCCGGCAGTTCCTGGAGCCAGGGATTGGCGCCGTAGCGACCGTCATGGACCTTGGTGTCCGTGACGAAGTGCAGCTCCAGCCCGTCCCCCGAGGGCGGCAGCGACTGGACCGCCGCGAGCACCGACGCGGCATCCACGGCGGCCTGTTGCACCGGCAGCCGCGTGCCAGGAACGACGCCCTCCGCGAGCCAGCGTTCCCATTCCTCCTCGAAGCGTCCCGATGCCGCGGCGTGCTCGCGCCACTGGGCCCGCAGTCGCTCGTAGGGCGTGGTCGCCAGCGCTCCGGCGAAGGCCGCCAGCAGCTCCAGCGGAGGCACGGCGCTCTCCACCAGCGGCGCGATGAGCGGCTGCAAGATGGTCGCGGTGCCATCCACCGCGCGCCCATCGTCCCAGGCCTCGAACGGATGCGTGGAGGGGACGGACCAGGACACCCGCGCGGCGGTCTCATCGTCGTGGAGCGCGCAGTACACGGCGTCCTCCACCAGCCCCAGCGCCTCCCCCAGGGGCACGTCCGTGGGCGCGCGGTAGACGGGGTTCCACGCGGTGATGAGCAGCGTGTCCACCACGCCCGCACGGATGTCCGCGACGAGCGCCGGCAACGCCGCCTCGTCCGGCGCGGGCACCAGGAGCGAGTCCACGCACCGCACCGTTCCACCGTGCAAGGTCGCGTTGAGCAGGTGCGCCAGCGCGTGCACCGCCGCGGGCTGGGATTCTCCTACCACGATGAGCGCCCCGTCCCCCTGCTCCGCCAGGTCCCGAGCGGCCCCTGCCACCCAGCGATGCTCCGCGGGCTCCAGCACCCCGCGCCCGATCCCCCTCAACGCATCGTGCCCCAGCAGTCGCCCCAACTCCGCCGCGAGCGCCCGGGCAATCCACGGCACACGAGACGGGCGCGCCCGGAGCCGCTCGTCCGCGAAGGCGCCCGTGAGGCTCAAGCGACTCTCCACCACCCAGAGGCGATTGAGCGCCGGCGGCATGCGCGCGGAGACGAATTCACGTGGCGCGCGCAGTCCTCCCGTCAGCGTGGACAGGAAGTCGTCATCCAGGACCACCACGGCGCGCGCGGAGCCCCAATCCGGCATCGCGCGCAGGGGCCGGCCCCACGCCAGGCGGGCGCCCTCGTGCGCGTTCCCCGTCTGCGTGGCGCTGAAGGGCACCACCCGGGCCTTCGGGAAGCGAGCCAGGATGCGCTCGAAGGTCCGGGTCCACAGCGGTGACGCGGTGGGCTCCACCAGCAGGCGAAGTCCCGCCCCTCCGTCCTGGCGCGCGGCGCGACGGCGCACCATCTGGAAGACCTGGGACAGGGAGGTGGGCGCGCCACGGTGGCGTACGGCCCGAGCACGGTGCGGGTCATACAGGCCCAGCAGCGACGCCTGTTCGTGCGCGCCCGCCGCTCCCAGGCTCTCCGGGTGGGACGGATTGCCCTGCACCAGCGTGGGCCGCCCCTCCTGGCTGCGCACCAGGACGCCCCGCGCGTAGCCGTCCAAAGAAAGCCCCGTGGCGTAGTGGAGCGGGATGCCTGGAGTGACGTCTGGCGGTGGCCGCGAATACGGCAGGACCTTCTCCGGCGGCGCGCGGAAACAGCCCGTCAGGCCCGCGGCGGCGGTGCCGAACGCGGCCAACTCCAGCAACACGCGCCGGGACAGCCCCCGAGGTGGCGCATCGGCATCCAAGGGAAACTCACCCGGCGACGGCGCGGGCGCGGCGCCCTGTCTCGCCTCCAGGCTGCGCCAGGGCTCGGCTCCCTCCAGGACGGGGAGCGGATATCGGTCGGTCAGCGGTGGCATGTGGAGCACTCGGTCCGGGGCGAGACATCCAGGGTCCGCATCACCGCCAGCCCCACGTCGCGGGCTGGGCCCCGCGGGCTCCACGTCATGTCCGCGACGTGCTCCGGGGGCCGCAGGTGCGGCGCCGGGTCGCGGTGGCACTCCAGGCACCAGCCCATGGTGAGCGGCGCGACCTGCTCCACCAGCGGCATCTGGTCCACGCGGCCGTGGCAGCTCACGCACCCCACGCCCTTGTGGACGTGGATGGCGTGGTTGAAGAAGACGTACTGCGGCAGCCGGTGGACCCTGTTCCACGGGATGGGCCGGTCCTCGAAGTAGCTCTGGCGCACGGGCGCCAGCAGCGCGCTCTCGTTCCAGATCTGCGCGTGACAGCCCATGCACCGGCTGGTGGGTGGAATGCCCGCCGAAGGCCCCTGCCACGCGCCGTCATGGCAGTAGCGGCAGCCAATGCCCTCGTCCGACGCGTGGTGGCGGTGGTCGAACTGCACCGGCTGCTGCACGGGCTCGAAGGCCCCCGTCCCCAGGGGACTGCGGGCCAGCAGCAGCAACGCCACGGGCGTGGCCACCGGCAGCACGGCCATCAGGCCGAGCACGGCTCGCAGGACTCCATCAGTCGCCGGTGGAAAGAGACCCATACACCGCCCAGTCAGGCACGAGGCCCGCACCTAGCGGAGCGGCGTTTGGGGGCGGTAGCGCGGACCTCGCGGCGTGTCCGTTACTCCAAGCCAGGGAGGGACGCCCGTCGGAGAGCGCACACGCGCGTGCCCTCTGGATGGAGGCAGCTCAGTCCGCCTTCACCGCGTCCTCTTCCAGCGCGATGGCGGGGGCCGCACCGTTGTAGACGGCGGCATCCAGCAGGCCCTCTTCGCGCGCCACCAGCACCGGGACCAGCATCTGGCCCGTGACGTTGGTCATCGTGCGCATCATGTCGAGGACGCGGTCGATGGCGAGCAGGTAGCCCAGCCCCTCCAGCGGCAAGCCCGCGGAGCTGAGCACCACCGTGGCCATGACCACCGCCGTCCCGGGCACGCCCGCGGTGCCGAAGCTGCCCAGCACCGACGCCAGCAGGATGATGAAGTACTGCGACGCGGACAGCTCCAGGCTGAAGTACTGCGCGACGAAGAGCGACGCGATGGCCGGGTAGATGGCACCGCACCCATCCATCTTGATGCTGGCCCCCAGCGGCACGGCGAAGGCCGCGTAGTCCTTGTTGACGCCCAGGTTGTTCGTCACGGCGCGCAGGGCCACCGGCATGGACGCGAAGCTCGACGAGCTGACGAAGGCCACCTGCATGCCGGGCGCGGCGCCCCGGAAGAAGCGCAGCGGATTGAGCCCGTGCGTCATCAGGAGGCCGCCGTACACGAAGACGATGTGCAGCGCGCACGCCACGTACAGCGCCAGCACCAGCTTCCCCAGCGGCAACAGCCGCTCGAAGCCGTAGGTGCCCACCAGCGCGGCGATGAGGCCGAAGGTGCCCAGCGGCGTGAGCTCCAGCACGAAGCGGGTGACCTGAATCATCGCGTCGCTGGCCTCGCGGACCAGCTCGCGCAGCCGGGCCGTCTTCGCGCCGAGCTTCACCAGCGCGAAGCCCAGCAGACCGGCGAAGAAGATGACCTGGAGGATCTTCCCATTCGCGAGCGCCGCGAACGGGTTGGTGGGCACCACGTCCAGCAACACCTGGATGGGGCCCGGCACGTCCCGTGGCTTGTAGGTTTCGGTGGCCATGAGCTGGCCCACGCCCTCCCCGGGACGCAGCAGCGCGGCGACGCCCAGGCCCACCCCCACCGCCAGCGCGGCGGTGACGCCGAACCAGAGGAACGTCTTGCCGCCGAGCACCGCCATGCTCTTCTGCCCGTGAAGCGCCGCCACCGCGTTGATGACCGCGAAGAACACCAGCGGTGTGGCGATCATCTTGATGAGGTTGACGTACAGCGTGCCCAGCG carries:
- a CDS encoding c-type cytochrome; the protein is MRVRLAQVAFGLTVVAGCEDLDPMRVQARDGAFVANPYFADARAMRPRVPGTVAREWYFQEAAYARRGSPDGGWVEVARLPVPFTRDTLREGRAHFETWCAPCHGLLGDGQSIVAQNMGERPPPSLYGEAHSHPEHGGEGPVDAGEGARPVPPGWEALPHPPGFYYSVITGGYGLMPSYADALTPEARWKVVAWLRVLAYSQRAPLSAAPEDARDELMRAPVEGAP
- a CDS encoding DUF3341 domain-containing protein; translation: MSRWVLGEFRSPERMVEAARALRASGFLRLDAHTPYPVEDVDAVLGVSGSRLPLLALIAGVGGAAGAYVVQWFTQAVDWPLNVGGRPLHSGPAFIPITFESAVLAAAGAIFLGVIVACGLPRVTHPFFDLEAFRSASIDGFWLAVAVDGSEGVDAVEGALRQLGAAVVLAVEGRR
- the nrfD gene encoding NrfD/PsrC family molybdoenzyme membrane anchor subunit, with product MSEPLPLAPVTADPLVVHPLLEERRPDAQLGEALLRPVLTAPGMGWWALVGVCAALTVLLVVAITITFVTGVGMWGNNIPVAWAFGIINFVWWIGIGHAGTLISAILLLFGMKWRSSVNRMAEAMTLFALVCAALFPLLHLGRPWKFYYLVPYPSSLRMWPQFRSPLTWDIVAITTYLTVSVLFWYLGLLPDLATARDTAKQPWRRRVWGLLSLGWRGSARHWRHWRTGYLLLAGLATPLVVSVHTIVSFDFAVAQLPGWHSTVFPPYFVAGAIFSGLAMVLSLLIPARRALHLHAVVTQAHLDALARLLLVSGLFVAYGYVQEHFFGWYSGNPYEMHAMNILRTGPYAPAFWTVFACNVLVPQLFWVARLRTQPVVLWCAALLVNVGMWLERFIIIVSPLSEDFLPASWRHYAPTWVDLSLLSGTVGLFGLGFLLFLRFLPPVPISEVKELQHELEASEAFAHDVSAREGGAR
- a CDS encoding 4Fe-4S dicluster domain-containing protein yields the protein MLHMPPLTDRYPLPVLEGAEPWRSLEARQGAAPAPSPGEFPLDADAPPRGLSRRVLLELAAFGTAAAGLTGCFRAPPEKVLPYSRPPPDVTPGIPLHYATGLSLDGYARGVLVRSQEGRPTLVQGNPSHPESLGAAGAHEQASLLGLYDPHRARAVRHRGAPTSLSQVFQMVRRRAARQDGGAGLRLLVEPTASPLWTRTFERILARFPKARVVPFSATQTGNAHEGARLAWGRPLRAMPDWGSARAVVVLDDDFLSTLTGGLRAPREFVSARMPPALNRLWVVESRLSLTGAFADERLRARPSRVPWIARALAAELGRLLGHDALRGIGRGVLEPAEHRWVAGAARDLAEQGDGALIVVGESQPAAVHALAHLLNATLHGGTVRCVDSLLVPAPDEAALPALVADIRAGVVDTLLITAWNPVYRAPTDVPLGEALGLVEDAVYCALHDDETAARVSWSVPSTHPFEAWDDGRAVDGTATILQPLIAPLVESAVPPLELLAAFAGALATTPYERLRAQWREHAAASGRFEEEWERWLAEGVVPGTRLPVQQAAVDAASVLAAVQSLPPSGDGLELHFVTDTKVHDGRYGANPWLQELPDPVTQLTWDNAVWVSPATASRLSLVRGDRVRLELRGRSMEAPVLVVPGQANDTLTLPLGYGQRLGSPVARGVGFDAQVLRFQDAPWWASGVRLTRVEGHHDFALTQEHWHMEGRPIALQTTAARFAAQGDVRLPALQASEAHLYPPRPVSDAPGHRWGMAIDLHRCTGCSACVVACQAENNIPAVGKDQVRRGREMHWLRIDRYFMGDADNPAVITQPLMCVHCEYAPCEYVCPVAATVHSDEGLNQMVYNRCVGTRYCSNNCPYKVRRFNYLEYNRGGPLDRMYRNPQVTVRSRGVMEKCTYCVQRIEAARITARVAHRAIRQGEVRTACQQACPTEAIVFGDLNQPEDPVTRLHQDPRHYALLNHLGTQPRTVHLIRLKNPSEATG
- a CDS encoding cytochrome c3 family protein, whose protein sequence is MGLFPPATDGVLRAVLGLMAVLPVATPVALLLLARSPLGTGAFEPVQQPVQFDHRHHASDEGIGCRYCHDGAWQGPSAGIPPTSRCMGCHAQIWNESALLAPVRQSYFEDRPIPWNRVHRLPQYVFFNHAIHVHKGVGCVSCHGRVDQMPLVEQVAPLTMGWCLECHRDPAPHLRPPEHVADMTWSPRGPARDVGLAVMRTLDVSPRTECSTCHR
- a CDS encoding dicarboxylate/amino acid:cation symporter; amino-acid sequence: MKKLVSAWFRIPFWQRVLGAFVLGAVAGWLVGEPAGPWFQPLGTLYVNLIKMIATPLVFFAVINAVAALHGQKSMAVLGGKTFLWFGVTAALAVGVGLGVAALLRPGEGVGQLMATETYKPRDVPGPIQVLLDVVPTNPFAALANGKILQVIFFAGLLGFALVKLGAKTARLRELVREASDAMIQVTRFVLELTPLGTFGLIAALVGTYGFERLLPLGKLVLALYVACALHIVFVYGGLLMTHGLNPLRFFRGAAPGMQVAFVSSSSFASMPVALRAVTNNLGVNKDYAAFAVPLGASIKMDGCGAIYPAIASLFVAQYFSLELSASQYFIILLASVLGSFGTAGVPGTAVVMATVVLSSAGLPLEGLGYLLAIDRVLDMMRTMTNVTGQMLVPVLVAREEGLLDAAVYNGAAPAIALEEDAVKAD